The proteins below come from a single Drosophila teissieri strain GT53w chromosome 3L, Prin_Dtei_1.1, whole genome shotgun sequence genomic window:
- the LOC122616156 gene encoding F-box/WD repeat-containing protein 4: MMDGSRMSLKDLTIDCLLCIFDYCSEGDLLCLCRADPALEYIIDAHYFNPLAYDLLLCGHRNNPRIEQRNRTRLKNHERIEVSKNWVSGTYFERPYFHHAQMFPTKLCLEADFLYITHAGYLRKYRRSSCDALHRRFDAEICTSTQTDISDFVKKNETIFAGRVCGSCFHYDSDSWSMTEQRMHPANEYLYCVDFVKDLYATSTDHGCRLWQRAQEFGMTHFDQVMNLPHAFRSLELSSDGQWLYGGLYTDDGRRALRAVHVESGEELVFSSNTRSIYDLKMKDDQVIFTANFDTTFRMFDRRIDRDVTIWEDPFDSSFYSLEYDGLYAVLVGTNRHARVNLYDIRMKKYVQLYFPGRTRQHNGLSPVYSLACDSQYMFVATDHNLRVFDFKASCGVRRDYSNINVLTK; this comes from the exons ATGATGGATGGATCCCGCATGAGTTTGAAGGATCTGACCATCGACTGCCTGCTTTGCATATTCGATTATTGCTCGGAGGGGGATCTACTGTGCCTGTGCCGGGCGGACCCGGCTCTGGAGTATATTATTGACGCCCACTACTTTAACCCACTGGCCTACGATCTGTTGCTCTGTGGCCACCGGAATAACCCAAGGATCGAGCAGAG AAACCGAACACGCCTGAAAAACCATGAACGCATCGAGGTGTCGAAGAACTGGGTTAGTGGCACCTATTTCGAACGCCCCTACTTCCACCATGCCCAGATGTTCCCCACCAAATTGTGCCTGGAGGCCGACTTTCTGTACATTACACATGCGGGCTATTTGCGCAAGTACCGACGGTCCAGCTGTGATGCATTGCATCGTCGCTTTGACGCGGAGATCTGTACGTCCACACAGACCGACATCTCTGATTTCGTCAAAAAGAATGAAACCATATTCGCGGGACGGGTTTGCGGATCGTGCTTTCACTACGATAGTGATAGCTGGAGTATGACGGAGCAGAGGATGCATCCGGCCAACGAGTACTTATACTGCGTAGACTTTGTCAAGGATCTTTACGCAACCAGCACAGATCACGGCTGCAGACTCTGGCAGCGTGCGCAGGAATTTGGAATGACGCATTTTGATCAGGTGATGAATTTGCCGCACGCCTTTAGGTCCCTGGAACTAAGTTCGGATGGCCAGTGGCTATATGGAGGACTCTACACTGACGACGGTCGCCGGGCTTTGAGGGCCGTCCACGTAGAAAG TGGCGAGGAATTGGTTTTCAGTTCCAACACAAGGTCCATTTACGACCTGAAAATGAAAGATGACCAGGTAATTTTTACGGCCAACTTCGACACGACGTTTCGGATGTTTGACCGACGCATAGATCGTGATGTAACTATTTGGGAGGATCCGTTCGACTCCTCCTTTTACTCCTTGGAATACGATGGGCTGTATGCGGTGCTGGTCGGCACCAACAGGCATGCACGGGTGAACCTTTACGATATAAGAATGAAGAAGTACGTACAATTATACTTTCCGGGAAGGACGCGGCAGCACAACGGCTTGTCGCCAGTGTACAGCCTCGCCTGTGATAGCCAATATATGTTTGTGGCCACCGATCACAATCTACGTGTCTTTGACTTTAAGGCAAGCTGTGGGGTTCGGAGAGACTACAGCAACATTAATGTACTAACGAAGTGa